The nucleotide window TATTATGATTTCAGTTTTGAACAAGAtcctattaaaaaaataaaaataaaaaccatTAATTTTGGTTCCCGCCACGCTAAAATGCAAAAGTTTGGTCTTTTCCCGCTGCATCAAATTTCCCCAACTTCAACCTCTCATAGCCCAAAGCCTCCCGCTTTCCTTTTCCTCTTTCGCAAATCAatccccatctctctctctctctctctctctctcagagaAGTACCAATAATGGACGGCAATTTTCAAGCCTTACCTCCTCTCAAAAGATTCAGGCTCTTGCAGCAGCTgcaagaaaacaaagaaaataacaTCCCCATCTCAGTGCAACTTCCCGCTAAGAAGCGAAAGTTGCAGGAGCTGCAAGGAAACAAAGAAAATAACGCCCCCATCTCATTGCAACTTCCCGCTAAGAAGCGAAAGGAGTCCCGACATTCCCTTCTTCCTGAACCCACTGAGGTTGCTTCCGCTGCTACTTATTGCTTGCCAGCCAAGAAGCGGGTCTGGGCACTCCAACCGGATTTGGTTTCAGGTAAGCCTCTTTCGACTTTCGATCTCAATGTCGAGTATACATCCTATTTTGATAAGAAAATCAAGGCAAATGAGGATGGCGAGGAAACCCCACTTCCCATTACTACTAATCAGCCTGTTGAACCTCACCCGCAAGAAAAAGAACATGAGGAAGTCTCACTTCTCAATGATAACTCTCAATCGCAGTTCATTAAAACTACAGctcaagaagaaaaagaagaaaataaagtagaagaagaagatgatgatgatgatggaatTGTGTGTGCTATTTGTCAAAGCACAGATGGGGACCCAACGGATCCCATTGTGTTCTGTGATGGGTGTGATCTAATGGTGCACAGCACTTGCTACGGCAATCCTTTGATAAAAGGTGTACCTGAAGGTGAATGGTTTTGTACCCAGTGTTTGGATTCTCAATCTAACAAACAAAATAAGGCCTTCTCTTGTTGCCTATGTCCAACAACGGGTGGTGCTATGAAACCCACCAAAGATGGCTTCTGGGCTCATGTTGTGTGTGCAGTTTTAGTTCCTGAAGTGTTCTTTGAGGACCCAGATGGCCGTGAGGGAATTAATTACTCTAAGGTTCCTAAGAGGCGTTGGGAAGGCAAGTGTTATGTGTGTAAGAGCAGAAAAGGATGTGTTATTCAATGCTCTGAGCCTAAGTGTCCCTTGGCATTTCATGTTACTTGTGGGTTGAAAGAGGATCTTTGCATTGAGTataaagaaggaaaaaggaaggtGGAAACAATTGTTGCTGGTTTCTGCAAAAGCCATACTGAATTGTGGAAGAAGGTAAAAGTCTGTGCTGATATTCTTTATTTGGCTAATTCAATATTTTGGTTGGGGTTAATTCAATATACATATTTTTTCTCCTTTGCAGCAACAACGAACAGGAAAGTTCAAGATTGTGGCCAGAGAAGGGCACAAGTAGGCTAATATTTCTTTTGCTATGGTatggaaagaaatactgaatggGTTTAGAAATGGGTTAGTCCTTCCCACTTGGAAATTACAGATTTTCTTAAACGCTAGATTAGTTATTTTCTTCAGATTTTAGTGTGGTAGTTTTTATGCTTCGTATTAGcataagaaattttaatttattgtagGATTGTGTCAATGCGTGTATTGCTCAAGTTAATCTCATATGCATTATCAACAATCTGTGATTAGCCTTCTATCTCTGCATTTCACTTTGTCAAATTAATTGGAATAAAACTCTAACGGCTGATTCTATACGCTTTGTTTCTATTGCAGCTCTTTTTACTGGTTAAGTTGATACTTGTAGCGggaggtttaaaattttcatggTTGTTTGAactagaatttatttattttttccctGGTAATCTAATATTGCCATCCCAACCGAGCTGCTTGATGCTTGCTcaaaataataaatgaaaatttgactgAAGCAATCAAATATGGTTGGTTGGCGTCCATTCATTCCCTGAGTTTAGTGAAAAGTGTGGGAATGGACAATTAGAATTAGCCTATTTACAAGATTCCAGAATTGTagcaaacaaataaaaaaaaataaatgatatgataTAATACCAAATACGGGTTGAAAGGTAGATTTTAGGGTGCTTTAGATCAGTTTCTTGCACTGTCAAACATAAACAGCTGGCCTTTATCCAAATAGGTTAGTGGCTGAGCACTGATGTGCTTGCCAAATTAAAAGTCGTATTTGTAGTAGCATACACAATTTTCCTTTTTCCAGATATCAAAAAGTCAGCGTTTGTTCAGTTCCTGCAATTGTTTAGAGGTCAAAATCTGTATATGATAATATTCTATATTACAGATATAAAGCCTGGTTCTTCTTAGGTCATGCTTGACAATTAGCATACGTTCTATGAACTTTATGAATTGATTAGCTCAAACATTTTCATACCAGTGATCCATTAGTTAATGAACAATATTAAAAAGTTGACTGTTTTGCATTTTCATGCTAATGGATTAACTGCTGTAGTAGCATTACCAGAAATTCGTGTATACTATAAATTTGTTTGGGAGAATTTCTGAAATGGAAATTGATGCTGTTTAAAACAACAAAGTAAAAATAAGCATTATTATATCAAATAAAATTGATGCAGACTTGGTGTCTTAAATAGTTGAACGGCAAAAAAGATCCATATAATCGACTTCAACTAGTTTGAGATTAAGACTTAATTGTTGTTATAGTCGTTGTATCATATTAGATAGAAGACATATTATGGTAAGTTAAGAATTAGGTTTTCTTGTTTCCCAATGTatatcttgatctttttggcgCTGTCAAGCAGCTGTAATGTTTGCCCCTGAAGAAATTTAGTAATAATCATCAAAACATTGTTAATGCCGCAGACTATCCAGAAGGATAGAACTGGTCAAAGGGGGTGTTTATTTTGGAGCTTTCTTGATTTGTCTTTGCAGGATGAGatttagtttgtattttttaattttttattttcattctaTATTGATAGAAGAAGCAAGGAATTAGAAGTAAAATCTGATTCCAGGAAATTTCTTTTGTGAAAGTAAATGAATTTTTCGctcttatatatttttttctttttagagtATACACCCTCTTTGCGGCCATATGTACTGAGTTTGTGGATGGAGAAGATATCATTTGCTAAGCTGTACAGTTCATACACTCTGTTCCTCATGTTCTCTCTttccctctctctccctctctctctctctgtgcaaAGGAGGAATAGGGGACTCAAACTTGGCAGTTGGGGTCACTTGTGTTCTTTGCTTGCAgtgtttaatataatttaatagaaAAGGAAGTCAGATGTTACATCAATTTGACATTTTCATTTTGTGTGAATTCTCATTTTCCCTGATGACAACCCACAGAAAGAGGTCAGACCCCTAATTTTGGTCTGGTGCTCTAAAAGAAATAGTGTACACATAAATGGCATTTATTAAATGCAAGCATCATCATCATCTCATCATTCATCAGCATGATGAAAATCCTGAAGTTCTCCATGAAAAGCAACTGCAGACAATCTGACAGATCCCAATTGAAAGAGGAGAGGGCTACTTATTTAAGGGCGATTTGACTTTGTAAAACACAAGtctaaaaaacttttaatatcTTACCAGTGCCTTTGCTGGTGGTAGTTGAAGCTTGAAAGGTATTCTAATTTCCTAAATGagttatttcataaaaattatttaattttaatttttttaattttattgattttaatttaaatattattaaaattactgTAGATTTTTAAGTttatatgaattaatttttttattcataattacttaattttaagtttttttttttaatatcgtcattaaattttattttatttttaaatacaaaACTTTGTCATAAATTTAAAGTCTCTGTTGCTTGTAACGGTAGATTTATAAAAAATcacaaataaaaaatatttcttttTTCATATTGCATAATTTTATCTTTTCCAATAAAAATTTaacaaatttcaaatatttacacTTACAAAAATATATTCACACTtaagaaatatataatttattaagttGATTATTTTAATAATTCTTAATATAAGTTGAGAtttattttaaagttttaaatttaaatttttattgttaaaTTTGAGAGTATTTAGTGTAATGCAATTTATgtataatttaaagaaataaattaaaataattatattttttacaaACTACGaccaattattttaatttttttcttctaattgcaaataaataatattacactaaaTATATTCAAATTCAATaatgaaaatttacatttaaaacttttaaaataaatcttaacatgtatttaaaatattaaaatgatcaaattaataaattatacattTCAAAAATTTTCGAGTTATTACATAACatcgttatatatatatataattcattagaaaatttgaaattaggaaagtgataatttttttatttatggtaactcaattataaataataaattgaaattacgGAAATTTTAAAGCTTAAGGAATTGAAATTGGGTGACGATATtggaaaacttcttaaaattgagtGATTGTGAATgaacaattaatattaaaattgagTGATTGTGAATGAACAATTAATGCATATTAATTTAGAAACCTGCCATAACTGATTATAGTAAATTTAATTGTCACGACTCAACTTATGGGCCAGATCGGCACTAGGATCTGGGCCAGTTTAAAGTcttcgaggcccgtagtaagccttactattccttaacccaactctaaggctcatttgggcccaatttcaagaattcaaccggatagagttcggccataaagtggacctttcaactgggagtttttgactcacctgacctgtaaacacaatatataatcaattggggagctcagctcaccctccacatactcaaatgtcataaaaataaatgggagctcagctccctcatccagtccaacaaacatgcatataataataagtttacaggccgAACATGATGATTATATTACAGTCCCtaaaacaaataaatatttctaacacatgcgaaaattctaggagttaatagaattacacaaacattaataaacaacctgcgaagaagaaaagcaggttaaccacaataaaaatcctcctgtagcctgaaaataatgaacaggagtgagcgttcgactcagaaagtaaaatatcaattttaaccataatctctataactatctaaagctaatgcatcctctaaagtgaaatgcaacatcagtaatattttcacatcataatagcaaaaaggtaatttggagcactcacacacccagtaatgtcaaatcataaatatatgggagctgatcccctatacagctctctttaatccaacctgtgccagcgaagaactcttactggactttcgcttaataaaccaaatcagggtcccagcgaagaactcaagccgtgtttacCCTGAAAGACCAggtcctagcgaagatctcaagccgtgtctacctgtcctatcatagccaacaccacatcacacgcacgccaatgcacgcacactgctccaaattatcacaacaacatccatggcactttaacagttgtgaatgcaacataagacatgcctagagtttaactacatagatatatgcatataagtgatgcatgagcatgcttgaacatataataatatcgaaattacaattaaaattaatattttactcacaaacttgacagcAGTCATTGTGGCTGCTGGGCGGagaaagaaggctgtcccggctcatctgacaattttattacaattatttaataaatttgactcaatacaaactaagaaaaagaccaaagacgtcctaagtcgtgccgaaaatccggcaaagtctcccccatacctaggacctacccaacctgcaaatgggtttaaaacacacttctatatccaccaaccatatagccacaactcaatcatatcacacagcccctcctgggcccatccaaacagtcatcaatcacaatatgtaaaattacagtttagtctttataattgaccatttttacaaaaactactcaaataaactctaaaaattctaaaactttgcctcgcggtccttagcaatattactaagctattgcaaaaaaaatcataattttctgagctaccacgaataatttatggatttttaatcccatttaagcacttgaaaattacgaaaaagcaaggttcgggtttacttatGCTGATTCTGACTCCGGAAACGCGCTTggaacgtctgacaatggtggggtagccaaaatctcgatctaattgcaagacttttttggtagctagtctgtctggccgaaaattcacagacccgggcaactgtcgaatttctggaaattgaaggtacctacacgaagcccacaacacgggggttagtataaattttttacggaattttctaagctcattgaatgctcgaaaaaatactgcgaagttttgtgggacccactgaaaaacggtgttgaaaaatttcaaaatttatattaccgcgaagctctcgatgagtggagtgctctggtactctcagtttcctcgtggggttcatggtttgcgagaaatctagcccaaaagtagaaatgggctaaaacttttcggacaaaattggacaaaccgctcgatggattttggtgtttttagtgtctatggaaagctctcgagatgTAGATGgtatttgacacaagacccg belongs to Hevea brasiliensis isolate MT/VB/25A 57/8 chromosome 4, ASM3005281v1, whole genome shotgun sequence and includes:
- the LOC110657952 gene encoding uncharacterized protein LOC110657952, coding for MDGNFQALPPLKRFRLLQQLQENKENNIPISVQLPAKKRKLQELQGNKENNAPISLQLPAKKRKESRHSLLPEPTEVASAATYCLPAKKRVWALQPDLVSGKPLSTFDLNVEYTSYFDKKIKANEDGEETPLPITTNQPVEPHPQEKEHEEVSLLNDNSQSQFIKTTAQEEKEENKVEEEDDDDDGIVCAICQSTDGDPTDPIVFCDGCDLMVHSTCYGNPLIKGVPEGEWFCTQCLDSQSNKQNKAFSCCLCPTTGGAMKPTKDGFWAHVVCAVLVPEVFFEDPDGREGINYSKVPKRRWEGKCYVCKSRKGCVIQCSEPKCPLAFHVTCGLKEDLCIEYKEGKRKVETIVAGFCKSHTELWKKQQRTGKFKIVAREGHK